CCGCCCGACATAATTCCTGACCGTATCAATCGTGTAGGAAACTCCACCCCGCGCGATCTCCTGCTCATCTATTTCGTAGTTGCTTTTGCCAGCCAACGCCAGACGCAGCAAGCGGAGTCGTTCAGCGGCTGGCGTAGGTGCCATGCCCGGCTTGAACGGGGATTGCGCAGCGGGAATAAAAAACAACCGTTCCAACCCCATCTCTTCACAGGCAGCCTGCGCCACCAGCAGATGGCCTAGGTGCACCGGATCAAAAGACCCGCCGTAAAGACCTATTTTCTTCTTCGTGCTCACACCGAAGCAAGGTTCAAAGCCCGAACGCCATCGGTCAAGCTCAACTTCATCTGAATAAAATCCTCAGTTTAAAAGAAATCCTTGCCACAATTCACTTTTCCTCTTTTTCTTAAATCATGAAATTTCGCACAATTCTTTATTCCCTCCTCCTTTGTTCAGCCACAACCATCTCCTTCGCCCAAACGTCCACTAACAAGCCGGACGCTAAACCTTCAGTTGCCGCCGAATCACCAATTATCCCCGTACCTCGCGAGGGCAAACCCTTTCAGCGCTATCAGGCCTTAAACGAGCGCGTGAAAACAAACCAGGGCGACCTGGACGTGCTCTTCGTCGGCGATTCCATCACCCAAGGATGGGAAGGTAACGGCAAAACAGTCTGGCAGAAATATTACGGCTCCCATAAAGCGGTGAACATCGGCATCGGTGGTGACCGCACCGAGCACGTCCTCTGGCGCCTGGAACATGGCAATGCCGATGGCATGAAGCCAAAAGTCACCGTGTTGATGATCGGTACCAACAACTCCGGCAAAGGACGCAACACTCCTTCAGAAATTGTTGAAGGCGTTACCGCGGTGGTTCACAAACTCCAGGAAAAATTTCCAGAAACTAAAATTCTGTTGCTTGGCATTTTCCCTCGTGGAAAAGACTTTAATGAACAACGCGGAGACATCAACCAGGTAA
The nucleotide sequence above comes from Pedosphaera parvula Ellin514. Encoded proteins:
- the nadD gene encoding nicotinate (nicotinamide) nucleotide adenylyltransferase; amino-acid sequence: MSTKKKIGLYGGSFDPVHLGHLLVAQAACEEMGLERLFFIPAAQSPFKPGMAPTPAAERLRLLRLALAGKSNYEIDEQEIARGGVSYTIDTVRNYVGRFGDAELYYLIGADHVSSLHKWRESEELARLLKFIVIPRPGQPEAVFPGEFRGHSLQGFPLGVSASQIRERVRMGLSIDNLVAPAVAEAIRNYKLYL
- a CDS encoding platelet-activating factor acetylhydrolase IB subunit encodes the protein MKFRTILYSLLLCSATTISFAQTSTNKPDAKPSVAAESPIIPVPREGKPFQRYQALNERVKTNQGDLDVLFVGDSITQGWEGNGKTVWQKYYGSHKAVNIGIGGDRTEHVLWRLEHGNADGMKPKVTVLMIGTNNSGKGRNTPSEIVEGVTAVVHKLQEKFPETKILLLGIFPRGKDFNEQRGDINQVNQAIHKLEDNQKVFFLDFGQVFINADGSISKDIMPDYLHPNQKGYELWAEAMEPKLKELLAK